The following is a genomic window from Triplophysa dalaica isolate WHDGS20190420 chromosome 22, ASM1584641v1, whole genome shotgun sequence.
CAAATTCTTGCGTTCTCTCTCTTCGACAAAGGCTAAAGCAAAGGGATAATTCAGACACAACATAAACGGCAACACTGGATGCTACATAACAGACCGAAAATCGCTTTCCGTAtccatgtttttaatgtataggCTTATCAATCTCCATTTGGACTAAATCATTATCTAATATATCGTACATTTTGCTTTGTCTACCTCTGCTCAATCTTTGTTCCTAAAAAATGGAGTCAGGAAGAAAAGGTTGGGTGTATGGTTGGCtactacatacagtatgtgcgCTTTCTTTATTTGCCGTTGAAGTGACCGGACAAATTCGTTATTCTATACCTGAGGAAATGTCTGTGGGATCGATTGTTGGAAATATCGCCTCGGATCTTGGACTTGAACCGAAAAGACTGATTTCAGGAAAAGCGCGTGTGTTCACCGCGGAGAGCAGTGAGTACATTGGACTGGACAAGGAGAACGGACATCTGATTATTAAGAGTAAAATAGACAGAGAGGAATTATGTGGAGAGATTTCCGCGTGTAGTATCAGATTTGATGTTATTTTGGATAACCCGATGGAGCTTTATCGTGTGACAGTTGACATACAAGACATCAATGACAATAGTCCGGCTTTTCCGAAatctaaaattgaaaaaaacatcagtGAATTAGCGGTACCTAGTGCGCGCTTTCCCTTAGAGAGCGCAATAGATCCAGACGTGGGAGTGAATACACTACAGAAATATTCTCTTCACCCTACCGATCATTTTAAACTGCATGTTCAGAGCGGTGCTAGTGGTAAAAAACATGTTGAGATGATACTTCATTCCCCATtagacagagaaaaagaaaaacatcatcaGTTAATTTTAACAGCTTTCGATGGTGGAAAACCTCAAAGGTCCGCAACTGTGCAGATAAATATTGTTGTTCTTGATGTAAATGACAATGCGCCCGTGTTTAGCCAATCGTCTTATAAAGCATCAATTGTCGAAAATGCTGCTAAAGGTACAGTCGTGACAACAGTAAGTGCGACAGATGGTGACGAGTCGAGTCAcgatatacagtattattttgAGCACGCGACCTCTACaataaaatctttgttttcCATTGACGCGGATTCTGGAGAGGTTAAAGTCATAGGTGACATCGATTACGAAAAACACAAGCAGTTTACTTTTAAGGTCAAAGCTAAAGATCACGGAGATTTAACTGACTCTAGTGAGATAATTATTGATGTTCTTGATGTAAATGATAATATACCTAAAATTACACTGATGTCTTTTTCAACAGCAATATCTGAAGATGCAGCACCTGGCACAATTATAGCAATGTTAAATGTTCAAGATCTAGATTCAGGTGACAACAGTAAGATAATATGCTCTATTGATATAAACTCTCCATTTAAAATCGTCTCATCATTGACTAATTATTACAATCTGGTGACAGACTCAGAATTAGACAGGGAACAGATAGCAGAGTATAATATCACTATAACTGCTGTTGATGGAGGTAATCCACCTCtttcaaataaagatattttaaaactgaaaatttcTGATATTAATGATCATGCACCTCAGTTTGAGCAGGAATCATATAATGCttttatatctgaaaataaCCCTCCATCTACA
Proteins encoded in this region:
- the LOC130411842 gene encoding protocadherin gamma-A3-like isoform X26, with product MESGRKGWVYGWLLHTVCALSLFAVEVTGQIRYSIPEEMSVGSIVGNIASDLGLEPKRLISGKARVFTAESSEYIGLDKENGHLIIKSKIDREELCGEISACSIRFDVILDNPMELYRVTVDIQDINDNSPAFPKSKIEKNISELAVPSARFPLESAIDPDVGVNTLQKYSLHPTDHFKLHVQSGASGKKHVEMILHSPLDREKEKHHQLILTAFDGGKPQRSATVQINIVVLDVNDNAPVFSQSSYKASIVENAAKGTVVTTVSATDGDESSHDIQYYFEHATSTIKSLFSIDADSGEVKVIGDIDYEKHKQFTFKVKAKDHGDLTDSSEIIIDVLDVNDNIPKITLMSFSTAISEDAAPGTIIAMLNVQDLDSGDNSKIICSIDINSPFKIVSSLTNYYNLVTDSELDREQIAEYNITITAVDGGNPPLSNKDILKLKISDINDHAPQFEQESYNAFISENNPPSTTILSVKAEDMDWGPNAKMSYFLIEGDLNGLPLTSYISVNSETGVIYAEKTFDYEQMKSFNIKVKAQDGGSPPLSNNVTLNIFIQDQNDNAPQILYPVQTGGSVVAEIVPRSADVGYLVTKVVAVDVDSGQNAWLSYKLQKATDRALFEVGLQNGEIRTVRQVTDKDAVKQKLTVVVEDNGQPSRSAVVTINVAVADHFPEILSEFTDSTHDKEFNNDLTFYLILALAVVSLLFIVSIIAIISVKIYRWRQNKLFYKSGANLPVIPYYPPVYADGTLPQVYNYEMCGTTDSRMSDVKFVRPYSQNTLVSQSCLGTVQRETQEQENNDLTLEQKPPNPDWRFPPNQRPGPSGAGVRPDEAGAGAGVIAGTGPWPNPPTEAEQLQALIAAANASEATATLGPRYNLQYGQDYRQNVYIPGSTATLTPNPQQQVPQQALPPPQALPPAEVPKAAQTPASKKKPTKKDKK